A DNA window from Sphingomonas changnyeongensis contains the following coding sequences:
- a CDS encoding YceI family protein, which translates to MTRLAPAAAMLLALPVLGGSFATGLTAIAQTAPATPGAVDPSRVAPGRYATDPAHTLIGYSVNHFGFNDYFGIFGNATGTLDIDPARPEQAKVAIDVPLTGLVNASAKLTEHMLSADFFDAARHPGARFVSTRISVDPADRTRARIEGELTIRGVTRPVTLAARFTGAGVNPMSRKATIGFQAEATIKRSDFGMTYALGPVSDAVTLDISVAFEKQG; encoded by the coding sequence ATGACGCGCCTTGCCCCTGCCGCCGCCATGCTGCTTGCCCTGCCCGTGCTGGGCGGATCCTTCGCGACCGGCCTGACCGCCATCGCCCAGACCGCACCCGCCACCCCCGGCGCGGTCGATCCGTCGCGCGTCGCACCTGGCCGCTACGCCACCGATCCGGCGCACACGCTGATCGGCTATTCGGTCAACCATTTCGGTTTCAACGATTATTTCGGGATTTTCGGCAACGCGACCGGTACGCTCGACATCGATCCGGCGCGCCCTGAACAGGCCAAGGTCGCGATCGACGTGCCGCTGACCGGGCTGGTCAATGCCAGCGCCAAGCTGACCGAGCACATGTTGAGCGCCGATTTCTTCGACGCCGCCCGCCATCCGGGCGCACGGTTCGTCTCGACCCGCATCAGTGTCGATCCCGCCGACCGCACCAGGGCGCGGATCGAGGGCGAACTGACCATCCGCGGCGTCACCCGCCCGGTCACGCTCGCGGCGCGCTTCACCGGCGCGGGCGTCAACCCGATGTCGCGCAAGGCGACGATCGGCTTTCAGGCCGAGGCGACGATCAAACGTTCCGATTTCGGCATGACCTATGCGCTCGGCCCAGTCAGCGACGCGGTGACGCTCGACATCAGCGTCGCGTTCGAAAAGCAGGGCTGA
- a CDS encoding BLUF domain-containing protein, protein MIQLSYISTARQPVEPDLVERILAASRRNNPRAGLTGLLLFNGRRFLQVIEGEAEAVRATYQRIAADPRHFAMVRLGEREIESRDFGDWDMAYREIAEGGDLAALAEKMTGSASATVRALFTSYAAI, encoded by the coding sequence ATGATCCAGCTCAGCTATATCAGCACCGCCCGCCAGCCGGTCGAACCCGATCTGGTCGAGCGGATCCTGGCGGCATCGCGCCGCAACAATCCGCGCGCCGGGCTGACCGGGCTGCTGCTGTTCAACGGCCGCCGGTTTCTGCAGGTGATCGAGGGCGAGGCGGAAGCGGTGCGTGCCACCTATCAGCGCATCGCCGCCGATCCCCGCCATTTCGCGATGGTCCGGCTGGGCGAGCGCGAGATCGAGAGCCGCGATTTCGGCGACTGGGACATGGCCTATCGCGAAATCGCCGAGGGCGGCGACCTGGCGGCGCTGGCCGAGAAGATGACCGGCAGCGCGTCGGCCACCGTGCGCGCGCTGTTCACCAGCTACGCGGCGATCTGA
- a CDS encoding MFS transporter, whose product MLATMAMVVVIGWQVYDVARTDYGMTPREAAFQLGLLGLVQFVPLALLTPVAGWVADRYERRLVARIANGIDLSIALMLGIATSADWLSLPLLFALAALHGVARVFVGPSMAAIAPNIVPPALLPRAIAMSSIAWQSASVGGPALGGFLYAADPALPYWLCAACMGIAMLALTPIRRVVPPPIAGSAHPLRQMVDGLSYVRGHRFLLGAITLDLFAVLLGGATALLPVYARDILHVGPEGLGQLRAAPALGAATVALWFAVKPLHANVGIKMLLAVAGFGGATIVFGLSQSMPLSLAALVALGGFDMLSVYVRSSLVQLHTPDAMRGRVSAVSGLAISASNELGELQSGFAAALLGAVGAVVFGGVGAVAVAAIWYYLFPEIKGARSFAPPEPRRDDAPSQEMPA is encoded by the coding sequence GTGCTCGCGACCATGGCGATGGTCGTCGTCATCGGCTGGCAGGTCTATGACGTCGCGCGCACCGATTACGGGATGACCCCGCGCGAGGCCGCGTTCCAGCTCGGCCTGCTCGGCCTTGTCCAGTTCGTGCCGCTGGCGCTGCTGACCCCGGTCGCGGGCTGGGTCGCCGACCGGTATGAGCGCCGGCTGGTCGCCCGGATCGCCAACGGCATCGACCTGTCGATCGCGCTGATGCTGGGCATCGCGACCTCGGCGGACTGGCTCAGCCTGCCGCTGCTGTTCGCGCTGGCCGCGCTGCACGGCGTGGCGCGGGTGTTTGTCGGCCCGTCAATGGCGGCGATTGCGCCCAACATCGTGCCCCCCGCGCTGCTGCCGCGCGCGATCGCGATGAGCTCGATCGCCTGGCAGAGCGCCTCGGTCGGCGGCCCGGCGCTGGGCGGGTTTCTCTATGCCGCCGATCCGGCGCTGCCCTATTGGCTGTGCGCGGCCTGTATGGGGATCGCGATGCTGGCGCTGACGCCGATCCGGCGGGTGGTGCCGCCGCCGATTGCCGGGAGCGCCCATCCGCTGCGCCAGATGGTCGACGGCCTGTCCTATGTGCGCGGGCACCGGTTCCTGCTCGGCGCGATCACGCTTGATCTGTTCGCCGTGCTGCTCGGCGGGGCGACAGCCTTGCTGCCCGTCTATGCGCGCGACATCCTGCATGTCGGCCCCGAAGGGCTGGGCCAGCTGCGCGCCGCCCCGGCGCTGGGCGCGGCGACGGTCGCCCTGTGGTTCGCGGTCAAACCGCTCCACGCCAATGTCGGGATCAAGATGCTGCTCGCCGTTGCCGGCTTTGGCGGGGCGACCATCGTCTTTGGCCTGTCGCAATCCATGCCCCTGTCGCTCGCCGCGCTGGTCGCGCTTGGCGGGTTCGACATGCTGTCGGTCTATGTCCGCTCCTCGCTTGTCCAGCTGCACACCCCCGATGCGATGCGCGGGCGCGTGTCGGCGGTATCGGGGCTGGCGATTTCGGCGTCGAACGAGCTGGGCGAGCTGCAATCGGGCTTTGCCGCCGCCCTGCTCGGCGCGGTCGGCGCGGTGGTGTTCGGCGGCGTCGGCGCGGTGGCGGTCGCTGCGATCTGGTATTATCTGTTCCCCGAGATCAAGGGCGCGCGGAGCTTCGCACCGCCCGAACCCCGGCGCGACGACGCGCCCAGCCAGGAGATGCCCGCATGA
- the cysK gene encoding cysteine synthase A — protein MKAQSILETVGNTPHIRMQRLFAGAEVWIKSERTNPGGSIKDRIALAMIEDAERSGALKPGGTIVEPTSGNTGIGLAMVAAVKGYKLVLVMPESMSLERRRLMLAYGATFDLTPREKGMKGAIERAIELVERTPGAWMPQQFENPANIDVHVRTTSAEILADFADQPVDVLITGVGTGGHITGCAEELKRHWPALKVYAVEPTLSPVISGGQPAPHPIQGIGAGFIPANLHTQAIDGVIQVDPADAKEMARRAAREEGMLVGISSGATLAAIAQKLPELAPGARVLGFNYDTGERYLSVPDFLPEA, from the coding sequence ATGAAGGCCCAGTCGATCCTCGAGACCGTCGGCAACACCCCGCATATCCGCATGCAGCGGCTGTTTGCCGGGGCGGAGGTGTGGATCAAGTCGGAACGCACCAATCCGGGCGGGTCGATCAAGGACCGGATCGCGCTGGCGATGATCGAGGATGCCGAACGCTCGGGCGCGCTCAAGCCCGGCGGCACCATCGTCGAGCCGACATCGGGCAATACCGGCATCGGCCTTGCCATGGTGGCGGCGGTCAAGGGCTATAAGCTGGTGCTGGTGATGCCCGAAAGCATGTCGCTTGAACGGCGGCGGCTGATGCTTGCCTATGGCGCGACCTTCGACCTGACGCCGCGCGAAAAGGGCATGAAGGGCGCGATCGAGCGCGCGATCGAGCTGGTCGAGCGCACGCCCGGCGCGTGGATGCCGCAGCAGTTCGAAAATCCAGCCAATATCGACGTGCATGTGCGCACGACCTCGGCCGAAATCCTTGCCGATTTCGCCGACCAGCCGGTCGATGTGCTGATCACCGGCGTCGGCACGGGCGGGCACATCACCGGCTGCGCGGAGGAGCTGAAGCGCCATTGGCCGGCGCTCAAGGTCTATGCGGTCGAACCGACGCTGTCGCCAGTGATTTCGGGCGGCCAGCCGGCCCCGCACCCGATCCAGGGCATCGGCGCGGGCTTCATCCCCGCCAATCTCCACACCCAGGCGATTGACGGCGTGATCCAGGTCGATCCCGCCGACGCCAAGGAGATGGCGCGGCGCGCGGCGCGCGAGGAAGGGATGCTGGTCGGCATCAGCTCAGGCGCGACGCTGGCGGCCATCGCCCAGAAACTGCCCGAACTCGCGCCGGGCGCGCGCGTTCTGGGTTTCAACTATGACACCGGCGAGCGCTATCTGTCCGTGCCCGATTTCCTGCCCGAGGCGTAA
- a CDS encoding cell wall hydrolase translates to MKIAHHLPGRHDLLAAATVLLALGAATLASQQAGGSPAHVRAPVAQAAARMPAMPPAPPVEPLAYRELSRADAVAANARVPFSTAPNPAARPFRLKAEPDMLARSIDCLAAAAYYEASAEGDDAMRAVAQVVINRLRHPAFPKTVCGVVFQGSERTTGCQFTFTCDGALARRPAPAIWARAREIAAAALDGRVHRPVGHATHYHTNWVVPYWSASLDKVTAVGTHLFFRWSGWWGTPGAFRGGHAGGEPVIPLIAAISPAHQGMSDAALAEAAGPPLELNRRGARTLDIVSPGGDAFVVILDRGVSPASLPALALSACGQRDFCKFMAWTDASKAPRAFPVEGAAQQALSFSYLRNRSSGFEKMLWNCREFARSDPGQCMKTS, encoded by the coding sequence ATGAAGATCGCGCATCATCTGCCGGGCCGGCATGATCTGCTGGCTGCGGCGACCGTGTTGCTGGCGCTGGGCGCCGCGACGCTGGCAAGCCAGCAGGCCGGTGGGTCGCCGGCGCACGTCCGCGCCCCTGTCGCGCAGGCCGCGGCCCGGATGCCGGCCATGCCGCCCGCGCCGCCCGTCGAACCGCTCGCCTATCGCGAACTCAGCCGCGCCGACGCGGTGGCCGCCAATGCGCGCGTGCCCTTTTCAACCGCGCCCAACCCGGCGGCGCGCCCCTTCCGGCTGAAGGCCGAGCCGGACATGCTGGCACGGTCGATCGACTGTCTGGCGGCGGCGGCCTATTACGAGGCCTCGGCCGAGGGCGATGACGCCATGCGCGCCGTCGCGCAGGTGGTGATCAACCGGCTGCGCCATCCGGCCTTTCCCAAGACGGTGTGCGGCGTCGTGTTCCAGGGTTCCGAACGCACGACCGGCTGCCAGTTCACCTTCACCTGCGACGGCGCGCTCGCCCGCCGTCCTGCGCCTGCAATCTGGGCGCGGGCGCGCGAGATCGCGGCGGCGGCACTTGATGGCCGCGTCCACCGGCCGGTCGGCCATGCGACCCATTACCACACCAACTGGGTGGTCCCCTATTGGAGCGCCTCGCTCGACAAGGTGACGGCGGTCGGCACACATCTGTTCTTCCGCTGGAGCGGCTGGTGGGGCACGCCGGGCGCGTTTCGCGGCGGCCATGCCGGGGGCGAGCCGGTCATCCCGCTGATCGCCGCCATTTCGCCCGCCCATCAGGGCATGAGCGATGCCGCGCTGGCCGAAGCCGCCGGCCCGCCGCTCGAGCTGAACCGGCGCGGGGCGCGCACGCTCGACATCGTGTCGCCGGGCGGCGATGCCTTTGTCGTCATCCTCGACCGGGGCGTGTCCCCGGCCAGCCTGCCGGCACTTGCCCTGTCGGCCTGCGGCCAGCGCGATTTCTGCAAATTCATGGCGTGGACCGATGCCAGCAAGGCCCCGCGCGCCTTTCCGGTCGAAGGCGCGGCGCAACAGGCGCTGTCCTTTTCCTATCTGCGCAACCGATCGAGCGGCTTTGAAAAAATGCTGTGGAACTGCCGCGAGTTCGCGCGCAGCGACCCCGGCCAGTGCATGAAGACCAGCTGA
- a CDS encoding shikimate kinase → MDRPIVLVGLMGVGKSTVGRRLAQRLGLPFVDADDEIVAAAGMPITEIFERYGEPYFRDGERRVIARLIDGTPKVIATGGGAFMNAATRALILDKAIAIWLDADVDTLVARVKRRETRPLLKGRDPRAVLTALAAERNPVYALAPIRIRSNASPHQQTVRAILKALNA, encoded by the coding sequence ATCGACCGGCCGATCGTGCTTGTCGGGCTGATGGGCGTCGGCAAATCGACGGTCGGGCGGCGGCTGGCGCAGCGGCTGGGCCTGCCGTTCGTCGATGCCGATGACGAGATTGTCGCCGCCGCCGGCATGCCGATCACCGAAATCTTCGAACGCTATGGCGAGCCTTATTTCCGCGACGGCGAACGCCGGGTGATCGCCCGGCTGATCGACGGCACGCCCAAGGTGATCGCCACCGGCGGCGGCGCGTTCATGAATGCGGCCACCCGCGCGCTGATCCTCGACAAGGCGATTGCCATCTGGCTCGACGCCGATGTCGACACGCTGGTCGCACGGGTGAAGCGGCGCGAGACGCGGCCACTGCTCAAGGGCCGCGATCCGCGCGCGGTGCTGACCGCGCTGGCCGCCGAACGCAACCCGGTCTATGCGCTCGCCCCGATCCGCATCCGCAGCAACGCATCGCCGCACCAGCAGACGGTGCGGGCGATCCTGAAGGCCCTGAACGCATGA
- the aroB gene encoding 3-dehydroquinate synthase, translated as MIRIPVALGDRSYDVAIAAGGLARAGELLAPYLRGRTIVVTDSDVAATQLPRLACPNIEPIILPAGEATKSWAQLAALCDRLLALEVERGEHIVALGGGVIGDLAGFAAAIVKRGMGFVQIPTTLLAQVDSSVGGKTAINTGAGKNLVGAFHQPAFVLIDPLALDTLPARQLAAGYAEVVKYGLIDDPAFFGWCEAHGAALMAGDADARIHAIATSVSAKARIVAEDERETSGRRALLNLGHTFGHALEAETGFSDRLLHGEAVAAGMALAFAFSASTGRCPGADAARVAAHLRACGLPFDLASAGIDAAGATLAAHMAHDKKKAGGRVPFILARGVGAAYVDSDVTLADIAAFLDAGRG; from the coding sequence ATGATCCGCATCCCCGTCGCACTTGGCGACCGCAGCTATGACGTCGCGATCGCGGCGGGCGGGCTGGCGCGCGCCGGTGAACTGCTCGCCCCCTATCTGCGCGGACGGACCATCGTCGTCACCGACAGCGACGTCGCCGCCACCCAGCTGCCACGGCTGGCCTGCCCGAATATCGAGCCGATCATCCTGCCCGCCGGCGAAGCGACCAAAAGCTGGGCGCAGCTCGCCGCGCTGTGCGACCGGCTGCTGGCGCTGGAGGTCGAACGGGGCGAACATATCGTCGCCCTGGGCGGCGGCGTGATCGGCGATCTGGCCGGCTTTGCCGCCGCGATCGTCAAGCGCGGCATGGGCTTTGTGCAGATCCCGACCACGCTGCTCGCCCAGGTCGACAGCTCGGTCGGCGGCAAGACGGCGATCAACACGGGTGCCGGCAAGAATCTGGTCGGCGCGTTTCACCAGCCGGCCTTTGTGCTCATCGATCCGCTGGCGCTCGACACATTGCCGGCGCGCCAGCTGGCGGCAGGCTATGCCGAGGTCGTCAAATATGGGCTGATCGACGATCCGGCGTTTTTCGGCTGGTGCGAGGCGCATGGCGCGGCGCTGATGGCCGGCGACGCGGACGCGCGCATCCATGCGATTGCAACCAGCGTCAGCGCCAAGGCGCGGATCGTCGCCGAAGACGAGCGCGAGACGAGCGGCCGGCGCGCGCTCCTCAATCTGGGGCACACATTCGGCCATGCGCTGGAGGCCGAAACCGGCTTTTCCGACCGGCTGCTGCACGGCGAGGCGGTGGCGGCGGGCATGGCGCTTGCCTTCGCCTTTTCGGCATCGACCGGCCGCTGCCCGGGCGCAGACGCGGCCCGCGTCGCCGCGCATCTGCGCGCCTGCGGCCTGCCGTTCGACCTTGCCTCGGCCGGGATCGACGCGGCGGGGGCGACGCTCGCCGCGCATATGGCGCATGACAAGAAAAAGGCCGGCGGGCGCGTGCCCTTCATCCTCGCGCGCGGGGTGGGCGCGGCCTATGTCGACAGCGATGTGACGCTGGCCGACATCGCGGCATTTCTGGACGCCGGGCGCGGCTGA
- a CDS encoding DUF423 domain-containing protein — protein sequence MAGRGATGSGGLAVRLAALSAAVAIAAGAFGAHGAAGKAAEWLRTGSAYQLAHALAVILLARTAGARGVPVWALFIGATVFAGTLYAMALGAPRWLGAVTPIGGGMMILGWILVAWRVR from the coding sequence ATGGCAGGGCGCGGTGCGACGGGATCCGGGGGGCTGGCGGTGCGGCTGGCTGCGCTGTCGGCGGCGGTTGCCATCGCCGCCGGGGCGTTCGGCGCGCATGGCGCGGCGGGCAAGGCCGCCGAATGGCTGCGCACCGGATCGGCCTATCAGCTGGCCCATGCGCTGGCCGTCATCCTGCTTGCCCGCACGGCGGGTGCGCGCGGGGTGCCGGTGTGGGCGCTGTTCATCGGCGCGACGGTGTTTGCCGGCACGCTCTATGCCATGGCGCTGGGCGCGCCGCGCTGGCTGGGGGCAGTGACGCCGATTGGCGGCGGGATGATGATCCTCGGCTGGATCCTGGTCGCCTGGCGGGTGCGCTGA
- a CDS encoding monovalent cation:proton antiporter-2 (CPA2) family protein, with product MEGHGPAGLLRDGVVMLGAALVLVLVFRRLGLGAVLGYLVAGALIGPQGLGLVGDAQEKLGIAELGIALLLFLVGLELSPERLWRLRRDIFGFGLAQVVLCGIALALFVYLATGLSAAAAIAIGLPLALSSTAQVLPMLESAGRLRTPFGERAFSVLLFQDLSIVPLITIVAALSRAPVPADAPPGWLLGLSTLGAIAALVLAGRYVLNPLFRLIGGLGERELFVAAGLFAVLGSAAAMQALGLSAALGAFIAGVMLADSPYRHELEADVDPFRSILLGLFFIAVGMLLDLGAIMARPLLVLTIATGLIAIKTAVIGLLARGFGMAWRQALGMGLLLSQGGEFGFVLFAQAQAALLIAPEAASLFSAVVTLSMASTPFLMMLGRRFREAPADRTDLAGPQADGARAIVVGWGRFGQTVGQMLAAQGLSVTMIDRKASQIDTSIAFGVKVYFGDGTRLDLLRLAGAADAQLILFCVDGGQLDAAQMQVIAHAFPRAQIFVRAFDRRQMMRLHDAPIAGAVREVYESAIAMARGAMAALEIDADEIDRAERHYRDVDGRRLAEQARTGDIHAADDMMIRMDGSDAVATAAAPIPAESG from the coding sequence ATGGAAGGCCATGGACCCGCAGGGCTGCTGCGCGACGGTGTCGTCATGCTGGGCGCGGCGCTGGTGCTGGTGCTCGTCTTCCGGCGGCTCGGGCTGGGGGCGGTGCTCGGCTATCTGGTCGCGGGCGCGCTGATCGGGCCGCAGGGGCTGGGGCTGGTCGGCGACGCGCAGGAAAAGCTCGGCATCGCCGAACTGGGCATCGCGCTGCTGCTGTTCCTTGTCGGGCTGGAACTGTCGCCCGAGCGGTTGTGGCGGCTGCGGCGCGACATTTTCGGCTTTGGTCTGGCGCAGGTGGTGCTGTGCGGGATCGCGCTGGCGCTGTTCGTCTATCTGGCGACCGGGCTGAGCGCCGCCGCTGCCATCGCCATCGGCCTGCCGCTGGCCCTGTCCTCGACCGCCCAGGTGCTGCCGATGCTCGAATCGGCCGGGCGGCTGCGCACGCCCTTTGGCGAACGCGCCTTTTCGGTGCTGCTGTTCCAGGATCTGTCGATCGTCCCGCTGATCACCATCGTCGCCGCATTGTCGCGCGCGCCGGTCCCCGCCGATGCGCCGCCGGGCTGGCTGCTCGGCCTGTCGACGCTGGGCGCGATCGCCGCGCTGGTGCTCGCCGGGCGCTATGTCCTCAACCCGCTGTTCCGGCTGATCGGCGGGCTGGGGGAACGCGAGCTGTTCGTCGCCGCCGGGCTGTTCGCCGTGCTCGGCAGCGCGGCGGCGATGCAGGCGCTCGGCCTGTCGGCGGCGCTGGGCGCGTTCATCGCCGGGGTGATGCTCGCCGATTCGCCCTATCGCCACGAGCTGGAGGCCGATGTCGATCCGTTCCGCTCGATCCTGCTCGGCCTGTTCTTCATCGCGGTGGGGATGCTGCTTGATCTGGGGGCGATCATGGCGCGGCCGCTTCTGGTGCTGACGATCGCGACCGGGCTGATCGCCATCAAGACGGCGGTGATCGGCCTGCTCGCGCGCGGGTTCGGCATGGCGTGGCGGCAGGCGCTCGGCATGGGCCTGCTGTTGAGCCAGGGGGGCGAGTTCGGGTTCGTGCTGTTTGCCCAGGCGCAGGCGGCGCTGCTGATCGCGCCCGAGGCCGCCAGCCTGTTCAGCGCCGTCGTCACCCTGTCCATGGCCTCGACACCGTTTCTGATGATGCTCGGCCGGCGGTTCCGCGAGGCGCCCGCCGACCGCACCGATCTGGCCGGGCCGCAGGCGGACGGCGCGCGCGCCATCGTTGTCGGTTGGGGCCGGTTCGGCCAGACGGTCGGGCAGATGCTCGCCGCCCAGGGCCTGTCGGTGACGATGATCGACCGCAAGGCCAGCCAGATCGACACCAGCATCGCCTTTGGCGTGAAGGTCTATTTCGGCGACGGCACCCGGCTGGATCTGCTGCGCCTGGCAGGGGCGGCCGATGCGCAGCTGATCCTGTTCTGCGTCGATGGCGGCCAGCTCGACGCCGCGCAGATGCAGGTCATCGCCCATGCTTTTCCGCGCGCGCAGATCTTTGTCCGCGCGTTCGACCGGCGGCAGATGATGCGGCTGCACGATGCGCCGATCGCCGGCGCGGTGCGCGAGGTTTATGAATCGGCGATCGCCATGGCGCGCGGGGCGATGGCGGCGCTTGAAATCGATGCCGACGAGATCGACCGGGCCGAGCGGCATTACCGCGATGTCGATGGCCGGCGGCTGGCCGAACAGGCGCGCACCGGCGACATTCACGCCGCCGACGACATGATGATCCGCATGGACGGATCGGATGCGGTCGCCACCGCCGCCGCGCCGATCCCGGCGGAAAGCGGGTGA
- a CDS encoding iron-sulfur cluster assembly scaffold protein yields MTAPLYTTEILRLAASIPHLGRLAAPMATVARRAVPCGSAIALDLDLDADGRVAALGIDLSACALGQASACLMARAAIGRTPGELAAARDALAAWLAGTADEPGDWPDLMLLARARPHAGRHGAIRLPFEAAAAAADAALTERQR; encoded by the coding sequence ATGACCGCGCCGCTCTACACGACCGAGATATTGAGGCTGGCGGCGTCCATTCCCCATCTGGGCCGGCTGGCCGCGCCGATGGCCACCGTCGCGCGCCGTGCGGTGCCGTGCGGCAGCGCCATCGCCCTTGACCTTGATCTGGACGCCGATGGCCGGGTGGCGGCGCTGGGCATCGACCTGTCCGCCTGTGCGCTCGGCCAGGCATCGGCCTGTCTGATGGCGCGGGCGGCGATCGGGCGGACGCCGGGCGAACTGGCGGCGGCGCGCGATGCGCTGGCCGCATGGCTGGCGGGCACGGCCGATGAACCCGGCGACTGGCCCGATCTCATGCTGCTCGCCCGCGCGCGGCCGCATGCCGGCCGGCACGGCGCGATCCGGCTGCCGTTCGAGGCGGCGGCGGCGGCGGCTGATGCAGCTCTCACCGAAAGGCAGCGTTGA
- a CDS encoding CvpA family protein: MAAFDVIVLFMFGTGAVMGGLRGFVQESLSLIAWVMAVIAVRVGHGATADLLTPMIGTRTGAAAGAFLLLFAGTFMLGRLLARSLGARTRQSLLGPFDRALGFGFGFLKALLAASLMFLVLAFAVDLFEGGPRQRPAWLRDARTYPLLNATSRAMVDYLHRQRDGAGAGGGGTDDAAADGPDGRAGTLRR, from the coding sequence ATGGCCGCGTTCGACGTCATCGTCCTGTTCATGTTCGGCACCGGCGCGGTGATGGGCGGCCTGCGCGGCTTTGTGCAGGAAAGCCTGTCGCTGATCGCCTGGGTGATGGCGGTGATCGCCGTCCGCGTCGGGCACGGCGCGACCGCCGATCTGCTCACGCCGATGATCGGCACGCGCACCGGTGCGGCGGCGGGGGCGTTCCTGCTGCTGTTTGCCGGCACCTTCATGCTTGGCCGGCTGCTCGCCCGGTCGCTCGGCGCGCGCACCCGCCAGTCGCTGCTCGGCCCGTTCGACCGCGCGCTCGGCTTCGGCTTTGGATTTTTAAAGGCGCTGCTCGCCGCCAGCCTGATGTTCCTCGTCCTCGCCTTTGCGGTCGATCTGTTCGAAGGCGGTCCGCGCCAGCGCCCGGCCTGGCTGCGTGACGCGCGCACCTATCCGCTGCTCAACGCCACCAGCCGGGCGATGGTCGATTATCTGCACCGCCAGCGCGACGGCGCGGGTGCCGGTGGGGGCGGAACCGATGATGCCGCAGCCGACGGCCCCGATGGCCGGGCCGGGACTTTGCGTCGCTGA
- the radA gene encoding DNA repair protein RadA, whose translation MPKPQKRYVCQACGAVSPKWAGQCADCGEWNTLVEDQGAVPASPFQARHNLQSGGRRIELVGLDADIPLPPRMATGIAELDRALGGGFVAGSATLIGGDPGIGKSTLLLQATALLAGAGRSVAYVSGEEAADQVRLRARRLGLGAAPVRLAAATSVRDILTTLGGDTPPDLLVIDSIQTMHSDLIEGAPGTVSQVRAAAGELIRFAKERGTALVMVGHVTKDGSIAGPRVLEHMVDTVLSFEGERSHQYRILRAIKNRFGGTDEIGVFAMGQEGLEQVANPSSLFLTHRDRSVSGAVVFPALEGTRPVLVEIQALTVRLQSGATPRRAVVGWDGGRLAMILAVLEARCGLSFSTAEVYLNIAGGYRITDPAADLAVAAALVSALTDRPLPAEAVAFGEIALSGEVRPVAHAALRLREAAKLGFEQALVPGGVAGADGIGLTRFGRLGGLVDHLLGRG comes from the coding sequence ATGCCGAAGCCCCAGAAACGCTATGTCTGCCAGGCCTGTGGCGCGGTCTCGCCCAAATGGGCGGGGCAGTGCGCGGACTGTGGTGAATGGAACACATTGGTCGAGGATCAGGGGGCCGTGCCCGCCAGCCCGTTTCAGGCGCGCCACAACCTCCAGTCGGGCGGGCGGCGGATCGAGCTGGTCGGGCTCGACGCCGATATTCCGCTGCCGCCGCGCATGGCGACCGGGATTGCCGAGCTGGACCGGGCGCTGGGCGGCGGCTTCGTCGCCGGATCGGCGACGCTGATCGGCGGCGATCCGGGGATCGGCAAATCGACCCTGCTGCTGCAGGCGACGGCGCTGCTGGCCGGGGCCGGACGGTCGGTCGCCTATGTCTCGGGCGAGGAAGCGGCCGATCAGGTGCGGCTGCGCGCCCGCCGGCTCGGGCTGGGTGCGGCCCCGGTCAGGCTCGCCGCCGCCACCTCGGTGCGCGACATTCTGACGACGCTGGGCGGCGACACCCCGCCCGACCTGCTGGTCATCGATTCGATCCAGACCATGCATTCCGACCTGATCGAGGGCGCGCCCGGCACGGTCAGCCAGGTGCGCGCGGCGGCGGGCGAGCTGATCCGTTTCGCCAAGGAACGCGGCACCGCGCTCGTCATGGTCGGCCATGTCACCAAGGACGGATCGATCGCCGGGCCGCGCGTGCTTGAACATATGGTCGACACGGTGCTGAGCTTCGAGGGGGAGCGCAGCCACCAGTATCGCATCCTGCGCGCGATCAAGAACCGGTTCGGCGGCACCGACGAGATCGGCGTGTTCGCCATGGGGCAGGAGGGGCTGGAACAGGTCGCCAACCCATCGTCGCTGTTCCTCACCCACCGCGACCGCAGCGTGAGCGGTGCGGTCGTCTTTCCGGCGCTTGAAGGCACGCGGCCGGTGCTGGTCGAGATCCAGGCGCTGACCGTGCGGCTGCAGAGCGGGGCGACGCCGCGCCGCGCGGTCGTCGGCTGGGACGGCGGGCGGCTGGCGATGATCCTGGCCGTGCTCGAGGCGCGCTGCGGCCTCAGCTTTTCGACCGCCGAGGTCTATCTGAACATCGCCGGCGGCTACCGCATCACCGATCCGGCGGCCGATCTGGCGGTCGCGGCGGCTTTGGTGTCGGCACTCACCGACCGGCCATTGCCCGCCGAGGCGGTGGCCTTTGGCGAGATCGCGCTGTCGGGCGAGGTCCGGCCGGTCGCCCACGCGGCGCTGCGCCTGCGCGAGGCGGCGAAGCTCGGCTTTGAACAGGCGCTGGTTCCCGGCGGCGTTGCCGGGGCGGACGGCATCGGCCTGACCCGGTTCGGGCGGCTGGGCGGCCTCGTTGACCATCTGCTCGGCCGGGGTTAG